A segment of the Desulfuromonadaceae bacterium genome:
GGGATCAATCTGGCCGAGCCCCAGCATCACAAACTCTGTCGCTGGGGGATCAGATCGGACGCCCCGGAACATCATGTCCCCTATATGCAAACCGATGCTGTCGCGGTCATGAAGCACGGCGTGGAACTCGGCAAACGCACCTGGGACGCGTTTGTCAAGGAACTTGATCTGACCACCGAGCGCTTCGACAAAGTCATTTGTCATCAGGTTGGTGAAGCTCACCAGAAACTGATTCTGCAAACGATCGGGGTGGCTGCGGAGAAAGATTTCTCCACCTATGAGTTTCTCGGCAATATGGGGACGGTGTCACTGCCGGTCACCGCCGCCATCGCCAAAGAACGTGATTTCCTCCTCCCCGGCGACATGGTCGGTTTTCTTGGCATCGGCAGTGGCCTCAACTGCCTGATGCTCGGTATTCAATGGTAAATAACACCGCAAAAGTTCCGTCCGGCGGCGTTATTTGCTTCAGCGTCATTGACCTTTTGCACGAGTTCCTCTACTGATGACCGATCTTTATCCCTTTAAAAATAATTTTCTTGATCTAAACGGCCAGCAATATCACTACCTTGACGAGGGCAACGGCGATCCGGTCGTGATGGTGCACGGCAACCCGAGCTGGTCATTCTACTACCGCGATCTGGCCAAATCGTTACGCGAGCACTACCGCGTTATTGTTCCCGACCATATCGGCTGCGGACTTTCAGACAAACCGGGGGACGACGCTTACAGCTATACCCTCAAGCAACGGGTCGATGATCTTGAGTCGTTGCTTGACCAGCTGGAGGTGCGTTCACGCATCACGCTGGTGGTTCACGACTGGGGCGGCATGATCGGGATGGCCTACGCCAGCCGTCACCCGGAACGGATCGCGCGGCTGGTGATTCTCAATACCGCCGCTTTTCATCTCCCCGCCGGGAAGGCTTTCCCCCTGGCACTGAAAATCTGCCGCGCTACCGCGTTCGGCGCCTTCCTGGTGCAGCAACTGAATATGTTTGCCCTGCTGGCGGCCCGGGTCGGCTGCAAGCGTAACCCGCTGCCCCCCGCAATTCGCGGTGCCTACTGCGCCCCTTACGACACCCCCGCCAACCGCATCGCCACCCTGCGCTTTGTCCAGGATATCCCGCTCAAACCGGAAGATCCCGGCTACGCACTGATCAGCGAGATTGAGAGCGGGCTGGAACGTTTTGCCACCCTGCCGATGATGATCTGCTGGGGGCTGAAAGATTTCGTCTTTGACGTCCATTTTCTCAACGAATGGCAACGCCGTTTCCCGCATGCCGAAGTTCATGCTTTTGCCGATTGCGGTCACTATATTCTGGAAGATGCCAAAGAAGAGGTCATTCCGCTGATCACACAGTTTCTGGCTGCGCACCCCCTCGACGGAAAGACCCCGTGAAGCAGACCGTCTCCACCAACGTTGCCGCGCATCTGCCAAAGATGGCGCAACTCCAGCCGGAAACGCCAGCGATTCACATCCCGCGTAAAGGTTTCGGTCAACATTACGATCACTACTCCTTCGCCCAACTGGAGCAGGCCACTAATTGCATGGCGGCGGCGCTCGACGCGCTCGGCATCAAACGCGGCGTGCGTACGATCCTGATGGTCCCTCCCGGTTTCGACTTCTTCGCGCTGACCTTCGCGCTCTTCAAGATCGGCGCGGTGCCGGTTCTGGTCGATCCGGGGATGGGGCTCAAGAACCTCAAAACCTGCCTCGCCGAGGCCGCGCCACAGGCCTTTATCGGTGTTCCCAAAGCGCACCTTGCCCGGCTGCTCTTCGGTTGGGGTAAGCCCACGATCAAAATTCTGCTCACAGTTGGCCGCCGACCCGGTTGGGGAGGGACAACTCTGGAGCAGGCGCTGGCGACGATTCCGGCCGATCAGTCATACCCCGCCGCGCACACCACCCGCGACGAAACCGCTGCGATTCTCTTCACCAGCGGCAGCACCGGCGTGCCGAAAGGTGCCCTTTACAGTCACGGCAACTTCGCCGCCCAGGTGGAGGCGTTACGCGAGCTCTACGCTATTCGTCCAGGTGAGATCGATCTGCCGACCTTCCCCCTTTTCGCGCTCTTTGCCCCGGCGCTGGGGATGACATCGGTTATCCCGGAGATGGATTTTACCCGCCCCGCCGCTGTCGATCCGGTCAAAATTTTTGCCGCGATTGAAACCTTTCAGATTACGACCATGTTCGGTTCCCCGGCGCTGATCAACCGCCTCAGTCATTACGGTGTCACCCATAACGTCAAGTTGCCGAGCCTCAAACGGGTCATCTCCGCCGGAGCGCCGGTCGCGGCCGAAGTGTTGGAACGGTTCACGACCCTGCTCACCCCTGGCGTCGAAGTCTACACCCCTTACGGCGCCACCGAAGCGCTGCCGGTCTGCTCAATCGGCAGCACCGAAATTCTCGCCAGTACCCGTTTGGCAACCGCGCAGGGGCGCGGCGTTTGTGTCGGGCCGCCGGTAGCGTCGATTATGGCGGAAATAATTTCGATCACCGATGAACCCCTGCCCTGCTGGGATGATACGCTCAAGCTGGGCACCGATGAGATCGGCGAGATTGTGGTGCGCGGGCCGCAGGTAACGCAAAGTTATTTCAATCGCCCGCAATCGACCGCGCTGGCAAAGATCCCGATCCCGGAAGAGGACAGTTTTTTCCATCGTATGGGCGATCTCGGTTATCGCGATGAGCAGGGACGCATCTGGTTCTGCGGACGCAAGGCACACCGGGTGGTGACCGCCGCAGAGACCCTGTTCACCATCCCCTGTGAAGCAATTTTCAACACCCACCCGCAGGTTTTGCGCACCGCGCTGGTCGGCATCGGCACGCCTGGTCGGCAGCAACCGGTGCTCTGCATCGAGCTGGCACCGGGAACGCAGCGTTCAGCCCAGAGCCGCATCCTTGCAGAACTCCGCGTCATCGGTAGCGAACATCCAATCACCCGTCCGATTGACGACTTTTTGATCCATCCGGCCTTTCCGGTCGATATTCGTCACAATGCCAAGATTTTCCGTGAAAAACTGGCCCTCTGGGCGGCGGAGCGTTTGTCATGAGAGTGCTGGTCACCGGCGGCGGCGGTTTCCTCGGCAAGGCGATCTGCAAACTGCTGATCGAGCGCGGGGACGCCGTCCGTTCGTTCTCGCGCAACGCCCACCCGGCGCTGACCGCGCTGGGGGTAGAGCATCGGCAGGGAACGCTGAACGATAGCGAGGCGGTCAGAAATGCGGTGCAGGGATGCGAGCTGGTCTTTCACGTCGCTGCCAAGGCGGGGGTCTGGGGTCCGTATCAGGAGTTTTACGCGACGAATGTGCTCGGCACCGCACAGGTCATCGCCGCTTGCCGCGCGGAGGGGGTCCGGCGGCTGGTCTACACCAGCTCCCCGAGTGTGGTTTTTAACGGCACCGACATGGAAGGGATCAATGAATCGGCCCCTTACCCGCAGCACTTTGAGGCCTTTTACCCGCAAACCAAGGCGGCAGCTGAACAGTTGGTGTTGCGCGCCGCCGACGCGACACTGGCGACGGTCGCCCTGCGCCCCCACCTGATCTGGGGACCGGAAGACAACCACCTCGTCCCCCGGATTCTCGCGCGCGGCGCGACGGGACGCTTGCGCCGGATCGGCACCCGCCCCTGTCTGGTCGATACAATCTATATTGACAACGCCGCCCTGGCTCACCTGCAAGCGGCTGATCGACTCGACATCGGATCGACGCTATCGGGCAAGGCTTATTTTCTCTCCCAGGGTCAACCGCTGCCACTGTGGGATGTCGTCAATCACATCCTTGACGCTGGTGGACTGCCGCCGATCACCCGCAGCATCTCCCCGGCAGTGGCTTATTTCGTCGGTGCCGTACTGGAAAAGATTTATCCGCTGTTGCATGTGCCGGGCGAGCCGCCGATGACCCGTTTTGTTGCCCGCGAACTCTCGACCGCGCACTGGTTCGATCTTGGCGCGGCACGGCGGGATTTTGGTTATCAACCACAGGTGTCGTTTGACGAGGGGATTGAACGGCTACGCCAGTGGCTGGCAAAAACCTGAGCAGGTGACCGGCATGCCCTCTGTCCAACTCACCTGCTGGCAGCCGCCGCCAAACCGGCTTGATCTCGACGGACAAACCGCCCACCTCTGGCGTTTTCGTCTTGACCTTTCGGCGGCGGAGATTGGCACCTTGACGCATCTGCTCAGCGCCGAAGAACGGCATCGCGCCACGCGGCTGCGCGACCCGGCAAAAGGCGCTCACTTTATCGTCGGCCGGGGCCGCCTGCGCCAGATTCTGGCGCGCTACCTCGACTGCCCTCCCGCTGTTATCGAGTTTTCCAGCACTGCGCAGGGCAAACCATACCTGGCCGCGTGCAAAGGGCTTTCCTTCAATCTCGCTCATGCCGGTGACTGGGGGGTACTGCTGGTTGCTGCGGGCTTTGAGGTCGGCGTTGATGTTGAACAGATCGACCCGCAGCTGGATTTTGAACAGGTCATGGCGCGTTACTTTTCAGCAGCAGAAAAAAGTGCCATGCAGCGTTGTCCCACCCCGCGTCAGCGCCGCTTCTTCTTCCGGCTCTGGACCCGCAAGGAAGCGGGATTGAAATATCAGGGATGCGGATTTTCCGCCCCTTTATCCGCACCCGATAGCGGGGCGCTAAGCAGATCATTTACCCCGGCACGAGGATATCTC
Coding sequences within it:
- a CDS encoding 4'-phosphopantetheinyl transferase superfamily protein, encoding MPSVQLTCWQPPPNRLDLDGQTAHLWRFRLDLSAAEIGTLTHLLSAEERHRATRLRDPAKGAHFIVGRGRLRQILARYLDCPPAVIEFSSTAQGKPYLAACKGLSFNLAHAGDWGVLLVAAGFEVGVDVEQIDPQLDFEQVMARYFSAAEKSAMQRCPTPRQRRFFFRLWTRKEAGLKYQGCGFSAPLSAPDSGALSRSFTPARGYLGALTVARRIAIVQRWDF
- a CDS encoding AMP-binding protein; this translates as MKQTVSTNVAAHLPKMAQLQPETPAIHIPRKGFGQHYDHYSFAQLEQATNCMAAALDALGIKRGVRTILMVPPGFDFFALTFALFKIGAVPVLVDPGMGLKNLKTCLAEAAPQAFIGVPKAHLARLLFGWGKPTIKILLTVGRRPGWGGTTLEQALATIPADQSYPAAHTTRDETAAILFTSGSTGVPKGALYSHGNFAAQVEALRELYAIRPGEIDLPTFPLFALFAPALGMTSVIPEMDFTRPAAVDPVKIFAAIETFQITTMFGSPALINRLSHYGVTHNVKLPSLKRVISAGAPVAAEVLERFTTLLTPGVEVYTPYGATEALPVCSIGSTEILASTRLATAQGRGVCVGPPVASIMAEIISITDEPLPCWDDTLKLGTDEIGEIVVRGPQVTQSYFNRPQSTALAKIPIPEEDSFFHRMGDLGYRDEQGRIWFCGRKAHRVVTAAETLFTIPCEAIFNTHPQVLRTALVGIGTPGRQQPVLCIELAPGTQRSAQSRILAELRVIGSEHPITRPIDDFLIHPAFPVDIRHNAKIFREKLALWAAERLS
- a CDS encoding alpha/beta fold hydrolase, with protein sequence MTDLYPFKNNFLDLNGQQYHYLDEGNGDPVVMVHGNPSWSFYYRDLAKSLREHYRVIVPDHIGCGLSDKPGDDAYSYTLKQRVDDLESLLDQLEVRSRITLVVHDWGGMIGMAYASRHPERIARLVILNTAAFHLPAGKAFPLALKICRATAFGAFLVQQLNMFALLAARVGCKRNPLPPAIRGAYCAPYDTPANRIATLRFVQDIPLKPEDPGYALISEIESGLERFATLPMMICWGLKDFVFDVHFLNEWQRRFPHAEVHAFADCGHYILEDAKEEVIPLITQFLAAHPLDGKTP
- a CDS encoding NAD-dependent epimerase/dehydratase family protein; amino-acid sequence: MRVLVTGGGGFLGKAICKLLIERGDAVRSFSRNAHPALTALGVEHRQGTLNDSEAVRNAVQGCELVFHVAAKAGVWGPYQEFYATNVLGTAQVIAACRAEGVRRLVYTSSPSVVFNGTDMEGINESAPYPQHFEAFYPQTKAAAEQLVLRAADATLATVALRPHLIWGPEDNHLVPRILARGATGRLRRIGTRPCLVDTIYIDNAALAHLQAADRLDIGSTLSGKAYFLSQGQPLPLWDVVNHILDAGGLPPITRSISPAVAYFVGAVLEKIYPLLHVPGEPPMTRFVARELSTAHWFDLGAARRDFGYQPQVSFDEGIERLRQWLAKT